A section of the Ornithinimicrobium sufpigmenti genome encodes:
- a CDS encoding alpha/beta hydrolase, with translation MTSQELLAIPMPTGGRLDVYSGVARLAGKLWASCHRAQRGNSRTAVLIVHPTSNFLGHYALEPLARRGITAVGMNTRYLGNDSALITENCVLDVGAGVRYLKENGFDKVVLMGNSGGGGLVSLYQSQAEQPSITATPAGDAPDLTQADLPRADGVICAMAHPGRASVYTEWLDPAITDEERPFERDPELDAFDPRHTRPYSPEFIERYRAAQVERNRRITAWVRGQLAELEAQGDGVQDLPFTVHGTCADLRFLDETIEPSDREPGTLWGDPWVANFLPASLGHNTSLRSWLSQWSIDDSNADGPHHLGRVSVPVLVAYGTADNAAFPAHGKALYAGVQHEAKELFEIGGANHYFKGQPELLERFADKVVDWLDTHDLR, from the coding sequence ATGACATCGCAGGAACTGCTGGCCATCCCGATGCCCACCGGTGGGCGGCTCGACGTCTACTCGGGCGTGGCGCGGCTGGCCGGCAAGCTGTGGGCCAGCTGCCACCGCGCCCAGAGGGGGAACAGCCGCACCGCGGTGCTCATCGTGCACCCGACCTCCAACTTTCTCGGCCACTACGCGCTGGAGCCGCTGGCCCGGCGCGGGATCACCGCGGTGGGGATGAACACCCGCTACCTGGGCAACGACAGCGCCCTCATCACCGAGAACTGCGTGCTCGACGTCGGCGCGGGTGTGCGCTACCTGAAGGAGAACGGCTTCGACAAGGTCGTGCTCATGGGCAACTCCGGCGGTGGCGGCCTCGTCTCGCTCTACCAGAGCCAGGCGGAGCAGCCGTCGATCACCGCGACACCGGCCGGTGACGCCCCCGACCTGACCCAGGCCGACCTGCCGAGGGCTGACGGCGTCATCTGCGCCATGGCCCACCCGGGACGGGCCTCCGTCTACACCGAGTGGCTCGACCCGGCGATCACGGACGAGGAGCGGCCGTTCGAGCGCGACCCCGAGCTGGACGCCTTCGATCCGCGCCACACCCGTCCCTACTCGCCGGAGTTCATCGAGCGCTACCGGGCCGCCCAGGTCGAGCGCAACCGCCGGATCACCGCGTGGGTGCGCGGCCAGCTCGCGGAGCTGGAGGCGCAGGGGGACGGCGTGCAGGACCTGCCGTTCACCGTGCACGGGACCTGCGCCGACCTGCGCTTCCTCGACGAGACCATCGAGCCCTCCGACCGCGAGCCGGGCACGCTCTGGGGCGACCCGTGGGTGGCCAACTTCCTGCCGGCCTCCCTCGGCCACAACACCAGCTTGCGCTCCTGGCTGAGCCAATGGAGCATCGACGACAGCAACGCCGACGGGCCGCACCACCTGGGCCGGGTCAGCGTGCCGGTGCTGGTGGCCTACGGCACCGCGGACAACGCCGCGTTCCCTGCCCACGGCAAGGCGCTCTATGCCGGCGTGCAGCACGAGGCCAAGGAGCTGTTCGAGATCGGCGGTGCCAACCACTACTTCAAGGGCCAGCCGGAGCTGCTGGAGCGGTTCGCCGACAAGGTGGTCGACTGGCTGGACACCCACGACCTGCGCTGA
- a CDS encoding NAD(P)-binding protein: protein MTDYPHLLAPLSLGELRLRNRVVVTAHVTNFGSHEHLATPRTAAYLAERARGGAGLIVSESLAVHPTAGPNTFFLQLWDDAAVAPLRAVTSAVRGHGAAIVAQLNHGGREHNPRVTRRPLVAPSPIASPKGGEVPHELTVEEIEELVDAFAAAATRALAAGFQGVEVHAGHGYLIQQFLSPWSNHRTDAYGGDVEGRMRFLVEVLQTVRSALPRPTVVGVRISADEFAPGGLDVEAMREVSRRVEQLGLVDYLSVSQGSYADPGTFIPDASHGRLPFVHLTRAIREVVDLPVVAVGSIVTPEEAESVLAAGTADLVGMTRAHISDPHLVRKVEEGRTEDIRQCILCNQGCYGRLLTGLDISCVQNPAVGRELDWPEFPPPRAAHARRVVVVGGGPAGLEAAWVAAARGHQVSLHETQAHLGGQVRTFSTQDGHREWAHVVTWRERMLARYCVQVHTSSRADARTVLAQEPEVVVVGTGPGGTDPGGPGLVAELRARAGPDLRILTVGDAAAPRDALAALTDGHRVGREI, encoded by the coding sequence ATGACCGACTACCCGCACCTGCTCGCGCCGCTGTCGCTGGGCGAGCTGCGGCTGCGCAACCGGGTCGTGGTGACCGCGCACGTGACCAACTTCGGCAGCCACGAGCACCTGGCGACGCCGCGCACCGCGGCATACCTCGCCGAGCGCGCCCGGGGCGGGGCCGGGCTGATCGTCTCGGAGTCCCTGGCGGTGCACCCCACTGCCGGGCCCAACACCTTCTTCCTGCAGCTGTGGGACGACGCCGCGGTCGCGCCGCTGCGCGCGGTGACCTCGGCCGTCCGTGGACATGGCGCCGCGATCGTGGCCCAGCTCAATCACGGCGGGCGGGAGCACAACCCGCGGGTGACCCGGCGCCCGCTCGTGGCGCCCTCGCCGATCGCCTCGCCCAAGGGCGGGGAGGTGCCGCACGAGCTGACCGTGGAGGAGATCGAGGAGCTGGTCGACGCCTTCGCCGCGGCGGCGACCCGGGCGCTGGCCGCCGGCTTCCAGGGCGTCGAGGTCCACGCCGGGCACGGCTACCTCATCCAGCAGTTCCTCTCCCCGTGGAGCAACCACCGCACCGACGCCTACGGCGGCGACGTCGAGGGACGGATGCGCTTCCTCGTGGAGGTGCTGCAGACCGTGCGCTCGGCCCTGCCCCGCCCCACGGTCGTGGGGGTGCGGATCAGCGCCGACGAGTTCGCCCCCGGCGGCCTCGACGTCGAGGCGATGCGGGAGGTCTCCCGACGGGTCGAGCAGCTCGGCCTCGTCGACTACCTGTCGGTGAGCCAGGGCAGCTATGCCGACCCCGGCACCTTCATCCCGGATGCCAGCCACGGCCGGCTGCCGTTCGTGCACCTCACCCGGGCGATCCGCGAGGTGGTCGACCTGCCCGTGGTCGCCGTCGGCTCGATCGTCACGCCGGAGGAGGCGGAGTCCGTGCTGGCGGCCGGCACCGCCGACCTGGTCGGGATGACGCGGGCCCACATCAGCGACCCGCACCTGGTCCGCAAGGTCGAGGAGGGGCGCACCGAGGACATCCGGCAGTGCATCCTGTGCAACCAGGGCTGCTACGGCCGGCTCCTCACCGGTCTGGACATCAGCTGCGTGCAGAACCCGGCCGTCGGCCGCGAGCTCGACTGGCCGGAGTTCCCGCCGCCGCGTGCCGCGCACGCCCGCCGCGTCGTCGTGGTCGGCGGCGGTCCCGCCGGCCTGGAGGCCGCCTGGGTCGCGGCCGCCCGGGGACACCAGGTCAGCCTGCACGAGACGCAGGCGCACCTCGGCGGGCAGGTGCGCACCTTCTCCACCCAGGACGGGCACCGGGAATGGGCGCACGTGGTCACCTGGCGGGAGCGGATGCTGGCGCGGTATTGCGTGCAGGTGCACACCTCCTCCCGCGCCGACGCGCGGACCGTGCTGGCACAGGAGCCTGAGGTGGTCGTGGTCGGCACCGGTCCCGGCGGTACCGACCCAGGTGGCCCCGGCCTCGTCGCCGAGCTGCGCGCCCGGGCCGGCCCGGACCTGCGCATCCTCACCGTGGGCGACGCCGCCGCACCCCGCGACGCGCTCGCCGCCCTGACCGACGGGCACCGCGTCGGACGCGAGATCTGA
- a CDS encoding ABC transporter ATP-binding protein encodes MRLELTDVHAGYGRREVLFGISMAVEPGSITVMLGTNGAGKSTTLKTIMGAIKPTSGSITYDGRDTARGAVADNVAHGMAAVPEAGGVFRDFTVRDNLLLGAFTVKDPAVREERLESVYELFPKLRDRVNQSAATLSGGERQMLAIGRALMSGPSCLMLDEPFLGLAPVVVDDVVDSLATINRESGVTLLVVEQSVRILDIATHAYVLRLGRIHIDEPNPRSLVDDSGRLEASFIG; translated from the coding sequence ATGCGTCTTGAGCTCACCGACGTGCACGCCGGCTACGGACGGCGCGAGGTGCTCTTCGGCATCTCGATGGCCGTCGAGCCCGGCTCGATCACCGTCATGCTCGGCACCAACGGGGCCGGCAAGTCCACCACGCTCAAGACGATCATGGGCGCGATCAAGCCGACGTCCGGCTCCATCACCTACGACGGGCGGGACACCGCCCGCGGCGCGGTCGCCGACAACGTCGCCCACGGCATGGCCGCCGTGCCCGAGGCCGGTGGCGTCTTCCGCGACTTCACCGTGCGGGACAACCTGCTGCTGGGCGCCTTCACCGTCAAGGACCCGGCGGTGCGCGAGGAACGGCTGGAGTCGGTCTACGAGCTCTTCCCCAAGCTGCGCGACCGGGTCAACCAGTCCGCGGCCACGCTCAGCGGCGGCGAGCGGCAGATGCTCGCGATCGGCCGGGCGCTGATGAGCGGACCGTCGTGCCTCATGCTCGACGAGCCCTTCCTGGGGCTGGCGCCCGTGGTCGTCGACGACGTCGTCGACTCCCTGGCCACGATCAACCGGGAGTCCGGGGTCACCCTCCTCGTCGTCGAGCAGAGCGTGCGCATCCTCGACATCGCCACCCACGCCTACGTGCTGCGCCTGGGCCGCATCCACATCGACGAGCCCAACCCGCGCTCGCTCGTCGACGACAGCGGCCGGCTCGAAGCCTCCTTCATCGGCTGA
- a CDS encoding ABC transporter ATP-binding protein, which translates to MTDRPMLQVEHASVSFGGLRALKDVSIEAREGEITALIGPNGAGKSTLLGAVSGFTRLDEGRVTFRGRDITGMRPHQGVGIGLARTFQDLEVMQRLTVAENVLLGFPDQPAEKLSRLLFTPWVANRTHRENVQRTVDLLHYVGLLDRADTLASDLSYGEQKLLVVARLLATGADMLMLDEPGAGLPDVNLHQIGSVLRQSVADGRTVLLVDHNMDLIMNYADRVTVLHHGQVIATGTPAQIQADQSVIDVYFSRSHSAEEAAQEAADDDSPILSTTPANGATDAS; encoded by the coding sequence ATGACCGACCGCCCCATGCTCCAGGTCGAGCACGCCTCGGTCAGCTTCGGCGGCCTGCGCGCGCTCAAGGACGTGTCCATCGAGGCGCGCGAGGGCGAGATCACCGCCCTCATCGGCCCCAACGGTGCCGGCAAGAGCACCCTGCTGGGCGCCGTCTCCGGCTTCACCCGGCTCGACGAGGGCCGCGTCACCTTCCGCGGACGGGACATCACCGGTATGCGGCCGCACCAGGGGGTGGGGATCGGGCTCGCCCGGACCTTCCAGGACCTGGAGGTCATGCAGCGGCTCACCGTCGCCGAGAACGTCCTGCTCGGCTTCCCCGACCAGCCCGCGGAGAAGCTGTCCCGGCTCTTGTTTACCCCCTGGGTCGCCAACCGCACCCACCGGGAGAACGTGCAGAGGACCGTCGACCTGCTGCACTACGTCGGGCTGCTGGACCGGGCCGACACCCTGGCCTCCGACCTGTCCTACGGCGAGCAGAAGCTGCTCGTCGTTGCCCGGCTGCTGGCCACCGGCGCCGACATGCTGATGCTCGACGAGCCCGGCGCGGGTCTGCCCGACGTCAACCTGCACCAGATCGGCTCGGTCCTGCGCCAGTCCGTCGCGGACGGCCGGACCGTGCTGCTGGTCGACCACAACATGGACCTGATCATGAACTACGCCGACCGGGTCACCGTGCTGCACCACGGCCAGGTCATCGCCACCGGCACGCCCGCGCAGATCCAGGCCGACCAGAGCGTCATCGACGTCTACTTCTCCCGCAGCCACAGCGCGGAAGAGGCGGCGCAAGAGGCGGCCGACGACGACAGCCCCATCCTGAGCACCACCCCGGCGAACGGAGCGACCGATGCGTCTTGA
- a CDS encoding branched-chain amino acid ABC transporter permease: protein MNYLLTLVSFFSIGIILAMSLNLLMGYTGQVSMAHGGFMGIGAYTAAWFAINAEINMVWAMFLAAAAAALIGGLFALATARISGDEFILASFALQMVIVEAISRWTDVTRGTYGLSGVPKPELFGEPLRTIQQFSVFAVVVMLICAVIMMRMGGSTYGLVLRGVRESVPSMQALGRNTAHVKILVMVIACAFAGIAGTLQASLVTFIHPDSFTIMLSIIIVAYLLVGGLGNMWGAAVGAVILLSIPELIATSEFIPSNLLGPMERVVYGVILMGFVWFRPKGLIAERPVLRVQRMLRRGTVTAPAAASAGAASSSSATTGSTTSTGETR from the coding sequence ATGAACTACCTGCTCACCCTGGTCAGCTTCTTCTCCATCGGGATCATCCTGGCGATGTCGCTCAACCTGCTCATGGGCTACACCGGGCAGGTCAGCATGGCCCACGGCGGTTTCATGGGCATCGGTGCCTACACCGCCGCCTGGTTCGCGATCAACGCCGAGATCAACATGGTCTGGGCGATGTTCCTCGCCGCGGCAGCGGCCGCGCTCATCGGCGGGCTGTTCGCCCTGGCCACGGCCCGGATCAGCGGCGACGAGTTCATCCTGGCCTCCTTCGCGCTGCAGATGGTCATCGTCGAGGCGATCAGCCGGTGGACCGACGTGACGCGCGGCACCTACGGCCTCTCCGGCGTGCCCAAGCCCGAGCTGTTCGGCGAGCCGCTGCGCACGATCCAGCAGTTCTCCGTCTTCGCCGTGGTCGTCATGCTCATCTGCGCGGTCATCATGATGCGGATGGGCGGCTCCACCTACGGGCTGGTGCTGCGCGGCGTGCGCGAGAGCGTCCCGAGCATGCAGGCCCTGGGCCGCAACACCGCCCACGTGAAGATCCTCGTCATGGTCATCGCCTGCGCGTTCGCGGGCATCGCCGGCACGCTGCAGGCCTCGCTGGTCACCTTCATCCACCCCGACAGCTTCACGATCATGCTGTCGATCATCATCGTCGCCTACCTGCTGGTCGGCGGCCTGGGCAACATGTGGGGCGCCGCCGTCGGCGCGGTCATCCTGCTCTCCATCCCCGAGCTGATCGCGACCAGCGAGTTCATCCCGAGCAACCTGCTCGGCCCGATGGAGCGCGTGGTCTACGGCGTGATCCTCATGGGGTTCGTCTGGTTCCGCCCCAAGGGGCTCATCGCCGAGCGCCCGGTGCTGCGGGTCCAGCGCATGCTGCGCCGCGGCACCGTCACCGCGCCCGCCGCCGCCTCGGCCGGCGCAGCGTCCTCCTCGAGCGCCACCACCGGCTCGACCACCTCGACGGGAGAGACCCGATGA
- a CDS encoding branched-chain amino acid ABC transporter permease — MLTDLLLTGLLDGARIGVAALGFALIFYTTKELHFAYGALLAACGYLYYSLVVDQGLPALVAAPIALAFGAAVGAAIQRWLYRRLADHLAVLLFSFGMAIILENVLHIIFGPTDKVLPAGPLTQTVSVLGTQLRMIDLVTVAIFLVVFAGLWYMLERRQIGLAIRAVMRDSTMSDLVGIRTGRIKVFAYALGSAIGATAGLIAVTREGVRPGSGFDVMLFAFIATLLGGGKLSHVALWSVVLGLFMGLVAWPFPTELQTLFAFFAMLAYLVVRSLDLSSLRRRRPARPARPAKPDKPAKPVDRTEVSA; from the coding sequence GTGCTCACAGACCTGCTGCTGACCGGCCTGCTGGACGGGGCCCGGATCGGCGTGGCCGCGCTCGGCTTCGCGCTGATCTTCTACACGACCAAGGAGCTGCACTTCGCGTACGGGGCGCTGCTCGCGGCCTGCGGCTACCTCTACTACTCGCTGGTCGTGGACCAGGGCCTGCCCGCCCTCGTGGCTGCCCCCATCGCGCTGGCGTTCGGCGCCGCGGTGGGCGCGGCCATCCAGCGCTGGCTCTACCGCAGGCTCGCCGACCACCTGGCGGTCCTGCTGTTCTCCTTCGGGATGGCGATCATCCTGGAGAACGTCCTGCACATCATCTTCGGCCCGACCGACAAGGTGCTGCCCGCCGGCCCGCTGACGCAGACCGTCTCGGTGCTCGGCACCCAGCTGCGGATGATCGACCTGGTCACGGTCGCGATCTTCCTCGTCGTCTTCGCCGGACTCTGGTACATGCTCGAGCGCAGGCAGATCGGCCTGGCCATCCGCGCCGTCATGCGCGACTCCACGATGAGCGACCTCGTCGGCATCCGCACCGGCCGCATCAAGGTCTTCGCCTACGCGCTGGGCTCGGCCATCGGCGCCACCGCCGGCCTGATCGCCGTCACCCGGGAGGGCGTGCGGCCCGGCTCCGGCTTCGACGTCATGCTCTTCGCCTTCATCGCCACCCTGCTGGGCGGCGGCAAGCTCAGCCACGTCGCCCTGTGGAGCGTGGTCCTCGGCCTGTTCATGGGCCTGGTGGCCTGGCCGTTCCCGACCGAGCTGCAGACACTCTTCGCCTTCTTCGCCATGCTCGCCTACCTCGTGGTCCGCAGCCTGGACCTGTCGAGCCTGCGCCGACGCCGGCCAGCCAGGCCAGCCAGGCCAGCCAAGCCCGACAAGCCCGCCAAGCCCGTCGACCGCACGGAGGTCTCGGCATGA
- a CDS encoding ABC transporter substrate-binding protein, with amino-acid sequence MRGRILVALAAAGSLMLAACGDSADDDTAGNTGGGGGDSEEYVVVWINPLSGASAAFGEASRGGVELALQDIAESGGINGSELEVLFEDNELQPEASITAYQRTAGRNPVTVMTAGSSVVLALAPLAEQDEVMLANIGAQSPALISPDLPQVYNFIPTSAAEADRLADRLVEDEGITKVATLSVDNDYGKDTSEAFHTAFEEAGGTISAREIHELGGTDMRTQLTKIKASDAEAVVFISNVGEVGHSVAQAEELGIDLPRYGFTYALSPDNFEIAGDAMDGMKGIAVSFVNDSEKALDFAERYEEAYGTWPNVTAAVSYDGTMIIAEGLREVGNDRQALIDYVANVEGHEGVLGTTNMTPERQSDFPLNEFEIVDGEIGTWE; translated from the coding sequence ATGCGAGGTCGAATCCTGGTCGCGCTCGCGGCCGCAGGAAGTCTGATGCTGGCGGCCTGCGGTGACAGCGCGGACGACGACACGGCGGGGAACACGGGCGGTGGTGGCGGCGACTCCGAGGAGTACGTCGTCGTCTGGATCAACCCGCTGAGCGGCGCCTCTGCGGCCTTCGGCGAGGCCTCCCGCGGCGGCGTCGAGCTCGCCCTGCAGGACATCGCCGAGTCCGGCGGCATCAACGGCTCGGAGCTGGAGGTCCTCTTCGAGGACAACGAGCTGCAGCCCGAGGCCTCCATCACGGCCTACCAGCGCACCGCCGGCCGCAACCCCGTGACGGTGATGACGGCGGGCAGCTCGGTCGTGCTGGCGCTGGCGCCCCTGGCCGAGCAGGACGAGGTCATGCTCGCCAACATCGGCGCGCAGTCCCCGGCCCTCATCTCCCCGGACCTGCCGCAGGTCTACAACTTCATCCCGACCTCCGCGGCCGAGGCCGACCGGCTGGCGGACCGGCTGGTCGAGGACGAGGGCATCACCAAGGTGGCCACGCTCTCGGTCGACAACGACTACGGCAAGGACACCTCCGAGGCGTTCCACACGGCCTTCGAGGAAGCCGGGGGCACGATCTCGGCCCGCGAGATCCACGAGCTCGGCGGCACCGACATGCGCACCCAGCTGACGAAGATCAAGGCCAGCGACGCCGAGGCGGTCGTCTTCATCTCCAACGTCGGTGAGGTCGGGCACAGCGTGGCGCAGGCCGAGGAGCTCGGCATCGACCTGCCCCGCTACGGCTTCACCTACGCCCTCTCGCCGGACAACTTCGAGATCGCCGGCGACGCGATGGACGGCATGAAGGGCATCGCGGTCTCCTTCGTCAACGACAGCGAGAAGGCGCTCGACTTCGCCGAGCGCTACGAGGAGGCCTACGGCACCTGGCCCAACGTCACCGCCGCCGTCTCCTACGACGGCACGATGATCATCGCCGAGGGGCTGCGCGAGGTCGGCAACGACCGGCAGGCCCTCATCGACTACGTGGCCAACGTCGAGGGCCACGAGGGCGTCCTGGGCACGACCAACATGACCCCGGAGCGCCAGTCCGACTTCCCGCTCAACGAGTTCGAGATCGTCGACGGCGAGATCGGCACCTGGGAGTAA